The Drosophila bipectinata strain 14024-0381.07 chromosome 2L, DbipHiC1v2, whole genome shotgun sequence genome has a segment encoding these proteins:
- the LOC108132342 gene encoding embryonic polarity protein dorsal, producing MFPNQNNVAASGPGPAADGQQSLNYNGLPAQQQQQQQQQQQLSQSTKNVRKKPYVKITEQPAGKALRFRYECEGRSAGSIPGVNSTPENKTYPTIEIVGYKGRAVVVVSCVTKDVPHRPHPHNLVGKEGCKKGVCTLEINSETMRAVFSNLGIQCVKKKDIEAALKAREEIRVDPFKTGFSHRFQPSSIDLNSVRLCFQVFMESEQKGRFTSPLPPVVSEPIFDKKAMSDLVICRLCSCSATVLGNTQIILLCEKVAKEDISVRFFEENNGQTVWEAYGEFQHTDVHKQTAIAFKTPRYHTLDITEPAKVFIQLKRPSDGVLSEALAFEYVPLDSDPAHLKRKRQKTGGDPMHLLLQQQQKQQLQQTDHPDGRQTNMNCWNAPSIPPIKTEPRDTSPQPFGLAYRAPPELTPSPQPLSPSSHYNQNSTPSPYNMGSAATPTNGQQQQLMSPNHPQQQQQQSHPQYGAPDLGNNYHFAQQVMAQQQHQQQQQQQAMQFHGNPFGNAGTSHWESKFAGAAGATDIKPAPGTSHNSNNLSNLNNPFTMHNLLTSGGGAGAGGNLQWNLPTNHLHNQHTLHQQQQQQQLQQQQQQHVPPMHQYDNNAPSNNNNNNNNNNPNNTNTSNQADNGPTISNLLSFDSEQLVRINSEDQQILRLNSEDLQISNLSIST from the exons ATGTTTCCCAACCAGAACAACGTAGCCGCGTCTGGGCCCGGCCCGGCGGCCGATGGCCAACAGAGCCTCAACTACAACGGATTGCcggcccagcagcagcaacaacaacagcagcagcagcaactgtcACAGTCTACGAAGAATGTGCGGAAGAAACCGTATGTGAAAATCACTGAGCAGCCGGCGGGAAAGGCCCTGCGTTTCCGCTACGAGTGCGAGGGTCGGTCGGCGGGTTCTATTCCCGGTGTGAACTCCACGCCGGAGAACAAGACCTACCCGACTATTGAAATTGTGGGCTACAAAGGACGCGCCGTGGTTGTTGTCTCGTGTGTGACCAAAGATGTTCCGCATCG TCCCCATCCGCACAACTTGGTTGGCAAGGAAGGCTGCAAGAAGGGCGTCTGTACTTTGGAAATTAACAGTGAAACCATGAGGGCCGTTTTCAGCAATCTGGGCATCCAGTGTGTCAAAAAGAAGGACATAGAGGCGGCCCTCAAGGCGCGTGAGGAGATCCGCGTGGATCCATTTAAGA CTGGCTTCTCGCACCGTTTCCAGCCCTCTAGCATCGACCTGAACTCGGTCCGGTTGTGCTTTCAAGTATTCATGGAGAGCGAACAGAAGGGTCGCTTCACCTCGCCCCTGCCGCCGGTGGTCTCGGAGCCCATCTTCGACAAGAAGGCCATGTCCGACCTGGTCATCTGCCGGCTGTGCAGCTGCTCGGCGACGGTGCTGGGCAACACCCAGATCATCCTGCTCTGCGAAAAGGTGGCCAAGGAAGACATCTCCGTGCGCTTCTTCGAGGAGAATAACGGGCAGACTGTGTGGGAGGCCTACGGGGAGTTCCAGCACACGGATGTGCACAAGCAGACTGCCATTGCCTTTAAGACGCCGCGATACCACACCCTGGACATCACAGAGCCCGCCAAG GTCTTCATTCAGCTGAAACGACCCTCGGACGGAGTCCTCAGCGAGGCCCTGGCATTCGAGTACGTGCCATTGGATTCAG aTCCAGCGCACTTGAAGCGGAAACGTCAGAAGACTGGCGGTGATCCCATGCACCTGctgctccagcagcagcagaaacagcAGTTGCAACAGACCGACCATCCGGATGGCA GACAAACTAACATGAATTGCTGGAATGCGCCAAGTATACCTCCCATTAAAACCGAACCGAGAG ATACCTCACCTCAACCCTTTGGCCTGGCGTACCGAGCTCCTCCAGAGCTAACGCCCTCGCCGCAGCCCCTGTCGCCGTCGAGCCACTACAATCAGAACAGCACCCCCTCTCCCTACAACATGGGCTCTGCGGCCACGCCCACCAacggccagcagcagcagcttatGTCGCCCAACCacccccagcagcagcagcagcagtcgcaTCCGCAGTACGGAGCCCCCGACCTGGGCAATAACTACCACTTTGCCCAGCAGGTGATggcgcagcagcaacaccaacagcagcagcagcaacaggcgATGCAATTCCATGGAAACCCCTTCGGAAATGCGGGAACTAGTCATTGGGAGTCCAAGTTCGCGGGGGCAGCAGGAGCAACGGACATTAAGCCGGCTCCTGGCACCagccacaacagcaacaatctCAGTAATCTCAACAATCCCTTCACCATGCACAACCTGCTGACATCCGGTGGAGGTGCTGGGGCAGGCGGCAATCTGCAGTGGAATCTGCCCACAAATCATCTG CATAACCAGCACACgctccaccagcagcagcagcaacagcaattgcaacagcagcagcagcaacatgtcCCGCCCATGCATCAGTATGATAACAATGcccccagcaacaacaataacaataacaacaacaataaccccaacaacaccaacacgAGCAACCAAGCGGATAATGGTCCCACGATCAGTAATCTGCTGAGCTTCGATAGCGAGCAACTGGTGCGCATCAACTCGGAGGATCAGCAGATACTGCGCCTCAATTCGGAAGATCTGCAGATTTCCAACCTATCCATATCTACGTAA
- the LOC138925754 gene encoding embryonic polarity protein dorsal-like, whose protein sequence is MQEEPSLEQEELLQQEQLFQQEKILQQEAYSQEPSGQQEQVFDQEQSSIIVEPDHGSDHSPEDMEAEAHRLRSEQEKEIDTIIDEKVRELEQLELGQQLEAPRPLSANDKITEWMKSNEIEQQPHEPSPTMEGDVLDSGLEVTLDITEEDKTLNDLLEQVAELDEIYTDYKVQRDTYNNTLQNELSGVVGPGQKGGPLMVEDSFDDAATYTSLQIAFKNPVLIPMDDIMPPTPPMSQCAPEDAHQHYDPIEVNSQSQKSEAAPPRPAPPLPMPAILTVPFPPEEEKLPPLPPKRIRKQDSNAENRSIEANTVQARPSTAESPLNKRLPPAPTPKNPNFNTLPRQKKPGFFSKLFSRRKSKPELAQDQCSLLDSKANSREPSIGHFNMQDPMRASLRSSKSAAPIISTPAPNKSSPVKAKKPGSKLGKPVGRSVSSVSGKRPAYLNADVVHIPLKGDSANSLPQQHRNEAYSQSSTMSVGTGLDRRTASALQLADIPISEGGMELVAIADRQSLHNLVSSIEGHFNVQLDPNLDLTEAEHFALYTSVPPLAAASEFDETSAYYAPVDAGEILTPEEVAKRLAAANGLN, encoded by the coding sequence ATGCAAGAGGAGCCATCTTTAGAGCAGGAAGAACTCCTCCAGCAGGAGCAACTGTTCCAGCAGGAGAAAATTTTACAGCAAGAGGCTTATAGCCAGGAGCCCTCGGGCCAGCAGGAGCAAGTTTTCGATCAAGAGCAGTCATCTATAATTGTCGAGCCCGATCACGGCTCGGATCACTCGCCCGAGGATATGGAGGCTGAGGCACATCGCCTGCGTTCTGAGCAGGAAAAGGAAATCGACACGATCATTGATGAGAAGGTCCGGGAGCTGGAGCAGCTGGAGCTAGGTCAGCAGTTGGAAGCACCTCGCCCACTGTCGGCCAACGACAAGATCACCGAGTGGATGAAGTCCAACGAAATTGAACAACAGCCTCATGAGCCAAGCCCCACCATGGAGGGTGACGTCCTGGACTCCGGCTTGGAGGTCACTCTGGACATTACAGAGGAGGACAAGACCCTCAACGATCTCCTGGAGCAGGTGGCAGAACTGGATGAGATTTACACGGACTACAAAGTCCAGAGGGACACCTACAATAATACTTTACAGAACGAACTGTCTGGCGTTGTTGGACCTGGACAGAAGGGAGGTCCCTTGATGGTGGAGGACAGCTTCGACGATGCCGCCACTTATACCAGCCTACAGATTGCTTTCAAGAATCCCGTTCTCATACCCATGGATGACATAATGCCGCCAACGCCGCCCATGTCCCAGTGTGCCCCTGAAGATGCTCACCAGCACTACGACCCCATTGAGGTTAACTCGCAGTCCCAGAAATCAGAAGCCGCCCCACCCCGGCCAGCACCGCCTCTTCCGATGCCGGCCATCCTGACAGTTCCGTTTCCGCCCGAGGAGGAGAAACTGCCGCCCTTGCCGCCCAAACGGATCCGCAAGCAGGACAGCAACGCTGAGAACCGCTCAATCGAGGCGAACACGGTCCAGGCCAGGCCCTCTACGGCGGAGTCGCCGCTGAACAAGCGCCTGCCTCCGGCGCCCACTCCCAAGAATCCCAACTTCAACACCCTGCCCAGGCAAAAGAAGCCGGGCTTCTTTTCGAAGCTGTTCTCCCGGCGGAAGAGCAAGCCGGAGTTGGCCCAGGACCAGTGCTCGCTGCTAGACTCCAAAGCGAACAGTCGTGAGCCAAGCATAGGACACTTCAACATGCAGGACCCCATGAGGGCGTCGCTCAGGTCCTCAAAGTCGGCTGCTCCCATTATTTCTACTCCAGCTCCCAACAAGTCCAGCCCCGTGAAGGCCAAGAAGCCCGGCTCCAAGCTGGGCAAGCCCGTGGGCCGCAGTGTGAGCAGTGTCTCCGGAAAGCGACCTGCCTACCTCAACGCCGACGTGGTGCACATTCCCCTGAAGGGGGACAGCGCCAACAGCTTGCCCCAGCAGCACCGGAACGAGGCCTACTCCCAGTCCAGCACGATGTCGGTTGGAACCGGTCTGGACAGACGCACAGCCTCCGCCCTCCAGCTGGCGGACATACCGATTAGCGAGGGCGGCATGGAGCTGGTGGCCATTGCCGACCGCCAGAGCCTGCACAACCTGGTCAGCTCCATCGAGGGCCACTTCAACGTCCAGCTGGACCCCAACCTTGATCTGACCGAGGCCGAGCACTTTGCCCTGTACACCAGTGTTCCGCCCCTGGCGGCGGCCAGTGAATTTGACGAGACCTCCGCCTACTACGCCCCCGTGGACGCCGGGGAGATTCTCACGCCCGAGGAGGTGGCCAAGCGGTTGGCAGCAGCCAATGGCCTCAACTAG
- the LOC108132343 gene encoding golgin subfamily A member 6-like protein 26 isoform X1 — protein sequence MDGDKNAVIECQCDSNPEMHLKGMLPKPELWTSDVQRKTVSSMKVFTTIMLHAWRQRREEVRHLQQVVQNLHTRSMKTRNKLHVCDTLIRVEQKRNSELQLQLKQSTMDMNQVRTSCETLSTTVSGLTADRMQLQMNLQRREKEYSELEEISNQTKRELFGSLAGQRTLQQELCELQRVAQKLQDENEQLIREVVTMEGKETKTKQEQEWYQREVSRKDELIRTMNGEIASLVEKVRKLEDQNRELEKVREGKEKMDAVVAELSEKIKSLETTIPPTSSSSFFSIRGSAAPIFSQVGQTQNAMCPERNEIWMRLRISAARVFYLFWRTLLPVNPISYPF from the exons ATGGACGGAGACAAGAATGCGGTGATCGAGTGCCAATGCGACAGCAACCCGGAGATGCACTTGAAGGGGATGCTGCCCAAGCCAGAGCTCTGGACCTCGGATGTCCAGCGCAAGACAGTGTCCAGCATGAAGGTCTTCACCACCATAATGCTGCACGCCTGGCGGCAGAGGCGCGAGGAGGTGCGTCACTTGCAGCAAGTGGTCCAGAACCTGCACACACGA TCCATGAAGACTAGGAATAAATTGCACGTTTGCGACACACTGATACGAGTAGAGCAGAAGCGAAATAGTGAACTACAACTTCAACTGAAACAATCTACCATGGACATGAACCAGGTCCGCACATCCTGTGAAACGCTCTCCACGACAGTCAGCGGCCTCACCGCTGACAGGATGCAACTCCAGATGAACCTGCAACGGCGCGAGAAGGAA TACTCGGAGCTGGAGGAGATTTCCAACCAGACGAAGAGGGAGCTCTTTGGCTCCCTAGCGGGGCAACGCACCCTGCAACAGGAGCTGTGCGAGCTGCAGCGTGTCGCCCAAAAGCTCCAAGACGAGAACGAGCAGCTGATCAGAGAGGTGGTCACTATGGAGGGTAAGGAGACCAAGAccaagcaggagcaggagtggTATCAGCGGGAGGTGTCCCGCAAGGACGAACTTATTCGGACCATGAATGGGGAGATTGCTTCATTAGTAGAGAAAGTGCGAAAGTTGGAAGA CCAAAATCGTGAACTGGAAAAGGTGCGCGAGGGAAAGGAGAAGATGGATGCTGTGGTCGCGGAACTCAGTGAGAAGATCAAATCGCTCGAAACCACCATCCCGCCGacctccagctccagctttTTTAGTATTCGGGGATCGGCGGCCCCCATCTTTAGTCAGGTGGGTCAGACCCAAAATGCGATGTGTCCCGAAAGGAATGAGATTTGGATGAGGCTCCGCATCTCGGCGGCCAGGGTGTTCTATCTCTTCTGGCGTACCCTGCTGCCTGTAAACCCTATTTCGTACCCCTTTTAG
- the LOC108132343 gene encoding M protein, serotype 2.1 isoform X2, whose translation MDGDKNAVIECQCDSNPEMHLKGMLPKPELWTSDVQRKTVSSMKVFTTIMLHAWRQRREEVRHLQQVVQNLHTRTRNKLHVCDTLIRVEQKRNSELQLQLKQSTMDMNQVRTSCETLSTTVSGLTADRMQLQMNLQRREKEYSELEEISNQTKRELFGSLAGQRTLQQELCELQRVAQKLQDENEQLIREVVTMEGKETKTKQEQEWYQREVSRKDELIRTMNGEIASLVEKVRKLEDQNRELEKVREGKEKMDAVVAELSEKIKSLETTIPPTSSSSFFSIRGSAAPIFSQVGQTQNAMCPERNEIWMRLRISAARVFYLFWRTLLPVNPISYPF comes from the exons ATGGACGGAGACAAGAATGCGGTGATCGAGTGCCAATGCGACAGCAACCCGGAGATGCACTTGAAGGGGATGCTGCCCAAGCCAGAGCTCTGGACCTCGGATGTCCAGCGCAAGACAGTGTCCAGCATGAAGGTCTTCACCACCATAATGCTGCACGCCTGGCGGCAGAGGCGCGAGGAGGTGCGTCACTTGCAGCAAGTGGTCCAGAACCTGCACACACGA ACTAGGAATAAATTGCACGTTTGCGACACACTGATACGAGTAGAGCAGAAGCGAAATAGTGAACTACAACTTCAACTGAAACAATCTACCATGGACATGAACCAGGTCCGCACATCCTGTGAAACGCTCTCCACGACAGTCAGCGGCCTCACCGCTGACAGGATGCAACTCCAGATGAACCTGCAACGGCGCGAGAAGGAA TACTCGGAGCTGGAGGAGATTTCCAACCAGACGAAGAGGGAGCTCTTTGGCTCCCTAGCGGGGCAACGCACCCTGCAACAGGAGCTGTGCGAGCTGCAGCGTGTCGCCCAAAAGCTCCAAGACGAGAACGAGCAGCTGATCAGAGAGGTGGTCACTATGGAGGGTAAGGAGACCAAGAccaagcaggagcaggagtggTATCAGCGGGAGGTGTCCCGCAAGGACGAACTTATTCGGACCATGAATGGGGAGATTGCTTCATTAGTAGAGAAAGTGCGAAAGTTGGAAGA CCAAAATCGTGAACTGGAAAAGGTGCGCGAGGGAAAGGAGAAGATGGATGCTGTGGTCGCGGAACTCAGTGAGAAGATCAAATCGCTCGAAACCACCATCCCGCCGacctccagctccagctttTTTAGTATTCGGGGATCGGCGGCCCCCATCTTTAGTCAGGTGGGTCAGACCCAAAATGCGATGTGTCCCGAAAGGAATGAGATTTGGATGAGGCTCCGCATCTCGGCGGCCAGGGTGTTCTATCTCTTCTGGCGTACCCTGCTGCCTGTAAACCCTATTTCGTACCCCTTTTAG